One Pecten maximus chromosome 7, xPecMax1.1, whole genome shotgun sequence genomic window carries:
- the LOC117330423 gene encoding uncharacterized protein LOC117330423 has protein sequence MEAEEFKRTRVYVMGGRGYGKTTVINLLLDQMNPPSNRGDISVYTGRLFSDISKEGKVSADLQLDMWELPGGNLLKALYPILLTEPAIYLVLVTADTHDPDVEVLDICRNIMYKINKPRIIVILTKANSTTCNNANIGDLCRRIKERWNEFIVQYCKENTSCDRLTLNAEVICDAETQPALTENNCSLLVYPFNSSDTQVLQQLRTSLLICASGISSDEGYDFSIKPSLLRTIQFIQKKRKEQVLFATKRQFPDSDGDLTEKALTYLLKKDYVREVQSVPDNETAMVICVDPLAFSNLLVRSHLDSGGHVFRLEAGKFWPPNMDRKPPNPQVLADVLEYLQTNGTVPESFLPLLWKTPYIREDQILTTLGVMESLGLICYANSFGQAVDPTPDLEMPFFTYLSGSKIRHIMLMNKIPEDKPNLHWSENPHKGDFQITVHFCCPCGMPVGLVLRILALCLNITKPFIKYSYIWRQGVLIQLGHEVKVHVQAFTNELDFTARVVTDSYSDLKTATQVLWMTVAPCLLNLLRFLTSFPGLSTEAYLSFRGDPNFDEVFRRSSTDRRLTIDQLISKQLLQTESMSSRWLVPFRVDRSVTSFHTWLVFLMANRKDVLQMLAPEMLFPPASNTLPGIVSTERGPQKTKRKPSKVSWGIENEKTETKNNNSVINNIITTNNNSSNNTNMMQGTMVKSAPGHTEAISLSSPELASEKRSTHPSAGRNPASSSHQGTSKEFDEQIAFKVASSLSAAVLSASVARFMEEENSASHTWSPAQVLAVREIAQLSSSVWDGDMTKISSAITRAVAKSSKRDRKVAKPDHSPAIQSTRFCAIL, from the exons ATGGAAGCAGAAGAGTTTAAaag GACACGTGTATACGTGATGGGAGGACGAGGGTACGGAAAAACAACAGTCATCAACCTTCTCCTTGATCAAATGAATCCACCATCAAATCGCGGAGACATATCCGTGTACACAGGTCGACTCTTCTCCGACATCTCCAAAG AGGGGAAAGTGTCTGCAGATCTTCAGCTGGACATGTGGGAACTTCCAGGGGGAAAC TTGCTGAAGGCACTGTATCCAATCTTACTGACGGAACCTGCCATCTACCTTGTCCTTGTGACAGCTGACACACACGACCCGGATGTAGAGGTATTGGATATCTGCAGGAACATCATGTATAAG ATTAATAAACCTCGCATCATCGTGATACTCACCAAAGCAAACTCCACGACGTGTAACAACGCCAACATCGGTGACCTGTGTCGTCGTATAAAGGAGAGGTGGAACGAATTCATAGTCCAATACTGCAAGGAGAACACGTCCTGTGATAG ATTAACGTTAAATGCGGAAGTCATTTGTGACGCAGAAACGCAACCTGCTCTGACAGAAAACAATTGTTCCTTGCTTGTTTATCCTTTTAACTCGAGTGACACGCAG GTGCTTCAGCAGCTGAGAACGTCACTCCTTATATGTGCCTCTGGGATCAGTTCTGACGAAGGTTATGACTTTTCTATCAAACCTAGCCTCTTACGGACCATTCAATTCATCCAGAAAAAGAGGAAAGAACAAGTACTTTTTGCAACAAAACGACAGTTTCCTGATTCCGATGGTGACCTTACTGAAAAAGCATTGACTTATCTGCTGAAGAAG GACTATGTTCGAGAGGTCCAGTCCGTGCCTGACAACGAGACGGCTATGGTCATTTGTGTGGATCCACTTGCCTTTTCCAACCTATTGGTGAGGTCACATCTTGACTCTGGCGGGCATGTATTTCGCTTGGAGGCTGGCAAATTCTGGCCTCCAAACATGGACAGGAAACCACCGAATCCCCAAGTCTTGGCGGATGTGTTGGAATATTTGCAGACCAACGGTACTGTTCCTGAATCATTCCTGCCTCTTCTCTGGAAA ACCCCGTATATTCGCGAGGATCAGATTTTAACAACGTTGGGCGTAATGGAGAGTTTGGGACTAATTTGCTACGCGAACTCTTTTGGCCAGGCTGTGGATCCTACCCCGGATTTGGAGATGCCATTCTTTACATATCTGTCTGGCTCTAAAATACGACATATCATGCTCATGAACAAAATACCAGAGGATAAACCG AACCTGCACTGGTCAGAGAACCCGCACAAAGGCGATTTCCAGATCACGGTTCACTTCTGTTGTCCGTGCGGTATGCCAGTGGGATTGGTCCTGCGGATATTGGCTCTGTGTTTGAACATTACAAAGCCATTCATTAAGTACAGTTATATTTGGCGACAGGGGGTCCTGATACAGCTGGGGCACGAG gtgaaggtacatgtacaagcCTTTACGAATGAACTGGACTTCACTGCTCGTGTGGTGACGGATTCATACTCCGACCTAAAGACGGCTACACAAGTACTGTGGATGACCGTCGCGCCTTGTCTTCTCAATCTGCTCAGATTTTTGACATCGTTCCCCGGACTAAGTACAGAG GCGTACCTTAGTTTCCGAGGAGATCCTAATTTTGATGAAGTCTTTCGGAGGTCCAGTACAGACCGTCGACTTACAATTGACCAACTGATATCCAAACAGCTGTTACAGACAGAATCAATGTCGTCTAGGTGGCTGGTCCCATTCCGAG TGGACAGATCCGTGACGTCATTCCATACCTGGTTGGTGTTTCTAATGGCAAACCGGAAGGATGTACTACAAATGTTGGCACCAGAAATGTTGTTCCCACCAGCCTCAAATACACTCCCAGGGATTGTGTCTACCGAGAGAGGTCCTCAGAAAACCAAAAGGAAG CCTTCCAAAGTAAGTTGGGGTATTGAGAATGAAAAGACAGAAACGAAGAACAACAATTCCGtcatcaacaacatcatcacCACCAACAACAATAGCAGCAACAACACGAACATGATGCAAGGGACGATGGTAAAGTCTGCACCAGGACATACAGAGGCCATCAGCTTATCTTCTCCCGAGTTGGCATCAGAGAAAAGAAGCACACATCCTTCCGCGGGTAGAAATCCCGCATCCTCCTCACACCAGGGGACAAGTAAAGAATTTGACGAACAGATAGCATTTAAAGTGGCCTCGTCTCTGTCTGCGGCGGTGTTATCAGCAAGTGTAGCGAGGTTTATGGAGGAGGAGAACAGCGCCAGTCACACATGGTCACCAGCACAG GTTCTTGCCGTTCGTGAGATCGCACAGCTATCATCTTCGGTGTGGGATGGCGATATGACAAAAATATCATCTGCCATTACACGTGCTGTAGCAAAAAGTAGCAAACGTGACAGGAAAGTCGCCAAACCTGACCATTCTCCGGCCATCCAGTCCACCAGGTTTTGTGCTATTTTGTAG
- the LOC117330424 gene encoding uncharacterized protein LOC117330424, which yields MSRNNRGVSLTGYVVYLMVVWLGQGTSCVPLLDPREAGVYTALSDTNDTSTQTTSDTCWADCSPQDMNFVCSVHNETGWRQYRTRYQTSRFSITNASGPELVAVALDHRGYNGTGQTSLRPALSLTINISAEILGTPDTPPHNPGALLVRISGINDSYSVREDLYTDTPLYRLYSFTNYTPTTRDTNYPRQAFLKCIDSLDVYRLEITAFVHVPVIRFMTRTVYTITSPNYRDHYLPPVIATSLHPTNGNVIVVFETNEVVKVSTVALIRINEIKFAYSRNVPSKTSVVTFQNVTAGMYKATIEIADKQYHSHQFCVRMLGNMDDNECPRAPEAEPFTYRKPRYLMPALVFVLGLVLLCSVIAFVLYLNRYRLTSLIKQDHQFLQVKYVTRILLLNRSRDQQVAKYLVDFVEEHFPWVTFVSDEEHGADIDIQSNLSTATTSCDHVIVIWSPLQAEGDVFDKTITHETFFNCPDDVDLCVIFPSDGADSSLLPPEHKRARTFDLPTDIESFCQHCFSKSPLSLGCIQNFYDSASFKKLVESCKKDSCTEQVDIECDSRVENPANCLVLGVNERDNTKFNIEISEMETQREEFQSIHLEYTSCPIHGMHTLPQTYTLSRHNSEQNSFSDQHAYNEQLLPTPSSLERLESKFLLLNAGI from the exons ATGTCCCGCAATAATCGAGGCGTGTCCCTAACTGGGTATGTGGTATATCTGATGGTGGTGTGGTTAGGCCAGGGCACGTCCTGTGTACCGCTGTTGGATCCCCGGGAGGCGGGCGTCTACACCGCTTTATCTGACACTAATGACACCAGTACACAAACGACAAGTGACACGTGCTGGGCCGACTGTTCGCCACAG GACATGAATTTTGTGTGCAGTGTCCACAACGAGACAG GTTGGAGACAATACAGGACTCGGTACCAGACGTCACGATTTTCTATAACCAACGCCAGCGGTCCAGAATTGGTGGCTGTTGCTCTAGACCATCGGGGATACAACGGTACTGGACAAACCTCCCTCCGCCCCGCCCTCAGTCTCACTATCAACATCTCCGCGGAGATTCTAGGTACCCCGGACACTCCCCCGCATAACCCAGGGGCACTGTTGGTCAGGATAAGTGGGATCAACGACTCGTACAGTGTCCGGGAAGACCTCTACACCGACACTCCTCTATACCGACTTTACAGTTTTACAAACTATACACCTACAACACGAGACACCAACTATCCG AGACAAGCTTTTCTAAAGTGTATCGACAGCCTGGATGTGTACAGACTGGAAATCACAGCTTTTGTTCACGTTCCCGTTATCCGTTTTATGACTCGGACGGTGTACACGATTACCTCCCCTAACT ATCGTGACCACTATCTTCCCCCTGTGATAGCCACATCGCTCCACCCTACTAACGGCAACGTCATTGTAGTTTTCGAGACTAACGAGGTTGTCAAAGTGTCCACGGTGGCCTTAATCAGAATCAACGAAATAAAATTTGCGTACAGCCGG AACGTGCCATCAAAAACAAGCGTCGTCACGTTCCAGAACGTCACAGCAGGGATGTATAAAGCAACG ATCGAAATAGCGGATAAACAATACCATTCTCATCAATTTTGTGTACGAATGCTAGGAAATATGGATGACAATGAATGCCCAAGAGCCCCAGAAG CTGAGCCATTTACCTACAGAAAACCCCGATACCTCATGCCGGCCTTGGTTTTCGTCCTAGGTCTTGTGCTCTTATGCAGTGTGATTGCCTTTGTACTTTACTTGAATAGATACAGGCTGACAAGTCTCATCAAACAAGATCATCAATTTCTTCAAG TGAAATATGTAACTAGAATATTACTGTTGAACCGATCCCGAGATCAACAGGTGGCCAAGTATCTTGTGGACTTTGTCGAGGAACACTTTCCTTGGGTAACGTTTGTTTCCGATGAGGAACATGGTGCTGACATAGATATTCAAAGCAATTTGTCGACGGCAACTACTTCCTGTGACCACGTGATTGTAATATGGTCTCCACTGCAGGCAGAGGGAGACGTTTTTGACAAGACGATTACACATGAAACTTTTTTCAATTGTCCTGACGATGTTGATCTATGTGTTATTTTTCCATCGGACGGTGCCGACAGCTCTTTGTTACCACCTGAACATAAACGAGCTCGCACATTTGATTTACCTACAGATATAGAATCATTTTGTCAGCATTGTTTTTCAAAAAGTCCTTTGTCATTGGGATGTATTCAAAACTTTTATGACTCTgcatcatttaaaaaattagTTGAATCTTGTAAAAAGGATTCATGTACTGAGCAAGTTGATATTGAATGTGACTCTCGTGTAGAAAATCCTGCCAACTGTCTTGTGCTTGGCGTAAATGAAAGAGACAATACCAAATTCAACATCGAAATATCCGAAATGGAAACTCAACGAGAAGAATTCCAGTCAATTCACTTAGAATATACAAGTTGTCCCATTCATGGAATGCACACACTGCCGCAAACATATACACTAAGTCGACACAATAGTGAACAAAACAGCTTTTCTGACCAGCATGCATACAACGAACAGCTCCTTCCTACTCCATCGTCACTTGAAAGACTAGAAAGCAAATTTTTATTGCTTAACGCGGGTATTTGA